The Planctomycetota bacterium DNA window CTCGGCCGGGAACCCGACGCGTATCTGGTGGACGCGAAGGTGACTGGAGGACCAAAGGGCGGTACCGGCCGGCCGGCCGATTGGGATCTGGCCGCCCGGCTGGCCCTTGAAGGTTTTCGGCCGCTCATCCTTTCGGGCGGCCTTTCGGCCGACAACGTGGCTGAAGCCATCCGGCGTGTGTGGCCATGGGGCGTGGACGCCTCCAGCGGCCTGGAAACCGCCCCGGGGCGGAAGGATCCCGACCGGATCCGAGCCTTCGTCGAGGCGGTGCGCGGGGTAAATGTTTAGCCGCGAGCCGACTTGTCACGGCGTAGCCCGAAGGGCGAAGCCGGAAGGGGAGCGGAAAACTTTAGATCGAGGAGCAGCGAATGAATCACGACGTGAAGAACCTGGACCTTGCGGCGGAAGGCAAGAGGCGAATCGAGTGGGCCGACCACGACATGCCGGTCCTCCGAGTAATCCGCGAGCGGTTCGCCAAGGAAAAGCCCCTCAAGAACCTGGCGATGAGCGCGTGTCTGCACGTGACGGCGGAGACGGCGAACCTGGCGCGGACGCTCAAGGCCGGCGGAGCGGACGTGGTGCTCTGCGCCTCGAACCCGCTCTCGACGCAGGACGACGTCGCCGCCGCCCTCGTCGCGGTCTATGAAATCCCCTGCTACGCCATCAAGGGCGAGAACAACGAGACCTATTACAAGCACCTCCGGGCCGCCTGCGACCACGAGCCGATCGTCACGATGGACGACGGGTGCGACCTGGTATGGATGCTCTCGACGGAGCGCCCCGAGCAGGCCGCCAAGGTCATCGGCTCGATGGAGGAGACGACGACCGGCGTCATCCGCCTCCGCGCGATGGAAGCCAAGGGGCAACTAAAGTGCCCCGTCGTCGCCGTCAACGACGCCGACTGTAAGCACCTGTTCGACAACCGTTACGGCACGGGCCAATCGACGATCGACGGCATCATCCGGGCGACCGACATCCTGATGGCCGGCAAGACGGTCATCGTGGCCGGGTACGGGATGTGCGGTCGCGGCGTGGCGACGCGGGCGCAAGGCATGGGAGCAAGCGTCATCGTCACGGAAGTGAGCCCGCTGCGGGCGCTCGAGGCGCGGATGGACGGCTACTGGGTGATGCCGATGGCCGAGGCGGCGAAGGTCGGCGACCTTTTCATCACCGTGACGGGCGACTGCACCGTCATCCGCCCCGAGCACTTCCAGGTGATGAAGAACGGGGCAGTGGTCTGCAACAGCGGCCACTTCAACGTCGAGATCGACCTGGTGGGCCTGGAGAAGATGGCCAAGAAGGTCCGCCGGGGCGTCCGAAACTTCGTCGACGCCTACGACCTCGCCGACGGCCGGACGATTTACGTCCTCGGCGAAGGGCGCCTCGTCAACCTGGCGGCCGCCGAGGGACACCCCGCCAGCGTCATGGACATGAGTTTCGCCGTCCAGGCCCTCACGACCGAATGGGTCGCGAAGAACCGCGGCAAACTGGAGGTCCGCGTCCACGACGTGCCGCGCGAAGTCGACCAGTACGTCGCCCGGCTCAAACTCCAGACCATGGGCATTCGGATCGACGAACTGACGCCGGAGCAGGCCAAGTACCTGGCATCCAGCGAAATGGGGACCTGAGACCGATGGCGACGGTCAGACCCTTCCGCGCCCTGCGCTACAACACGCGCGACCCCTTGAGCGTGGCCCTCGTGACCGCGCCGCCTTACGACTGCATCGGCCCCGAACTGCAGGACGAACTCCACCGCATCCACCCCCACAACATCGTCCGCATCATCCTGGGGAAGGACGAACCCGGCGACTCCGCCTCG harbors:
- the ahcY gene encoding adenosylhomocysteinase, which translates into the protein MNHDVKNLDLAAEGKRRIEWADHDMPVLRVIRERFAKEKPLKNLAMSACLHVTAETANLARTLKAGGADVVLCASNPLSTQDDVAAALVAVYEIPCYAIKGENNETYYKHLRAACDHEPIVTMDDGCDLVWMLSTERPEQAAKVIGSMEETTTGVIRLRAMEAKGQLKCPVVAVNDADCKHLFDNRYGTGQSTIDGIIRATDILMAGKTVIVAGYGMCGRGVATRAQGMGASVIVTEVSPLRALEARMDGYWVMPMAEAAKVGDLFITVTGDCTVIRPEHFQVMKNGAVVCNSGHFNVEIDLVGLEKMAKKVRRGVRNFVDAYDLADGRTIYVLGEGRLVNLAAAEGHPASVMDMSFAVQALTTEWVAKNRGKLEVRVHDVPREVDQYVARLKLQTMGIRIDELTPEQAKYLASSEMGT
- a CDS encoding phosphoribosylanthranilate isomerase — translated: LGREPDAYLVDAKVTGGPKGGTGRPADWDLAARLALEGFRPLILSGGLSADNVAEAIRRVWPWGVDASSGLETAPGRKDPDRIRAFVEAVRGVNV